Genomic DNA from Spirochaetota bacterium:
CATGATGCACTTTCAGAACACATACGACAGATTACCAGTACGGATATTTCAGCTATTTGAAACGCTGGAAACATTTTTACGCGCACAGGAACACTATGCATGTATTAATCCCATACTACTTGTAAATCCTGAAAATTATACAATTATTTCACATAAGGAATTTGCCTATCCCTTCCCCATTGTTATTCAGAAGGGGTTTGCAAAGCACTGCATTGATTGGCTCAAACAACAGTACAGTGAAAGTATAGAACTGGTCAGCTTCCAGGATGAAGCCGACCAGAAATATGTGTATAAAAAGATAGGGATTACGTACAGTCAAATTACTTTTAAAACTAAATATATTTAGTTAGCTTTTTAATATTTTAATATAATCATTTTATTGAAATTATTACTAAATTTATAAATTTTTTTTATTATTAATTAAATATAATCTTATACCCAATTGCCATACTTGCACAATCTTCAAAATTTAGATAATCATTATCATCCCATAAATATGCTTTCATATAAGTATCAAGCATTGTTATCTCAATATAAAAACCATGTTTTAATTCCATCATTTTGCTTCTTCCTTCCATTTGTATACCAACACTTAACGCAATGTGTCTCCCAGTAGGGTTATAATACCTGTCAGGACAGTTAGTGGATTCCTCCCAGTATACATTTTTATCCATCACATAAAACATTGTCACCCCTAAATAAAGTGGTTTTATTAGATTATTATATGAAAAATCAAAGGTAAAAGGATATAATATGTTTTTCCAAGAAATGGTATGTATCACTTTACCTGTAACATTTGCAGGACAATATCCATAAAAAACAGTACTTTCCCAAATGTTATTGGAAGATAAAAAACCAACACCTATTGCTATAAATCCAATATATCCCCCTGTTTGTGCCGAAAAACAATCAGGAAAATACCATTGTTGTTCTTTAGGTTGTCCATGTGCAAAATTTTCATAAGCTAAAAAAAATAATAAACTTATAATCAAAATAGTGAATAGTATATTCCAATTATTTCTTAAAATGTACATGGCTCAACACTGAAATCGTGGGTATGATCATTATATTCTAATATGACATAAATACTGTTTTGTGGACTTCCAACATGGTAACGTGGGACGTTGTCAATTTGTTTCATACTATAAATGTGATCATGGGCATGGAAAACTAAATCAAAATAGCTTTTGACAATATTATTAAATGTGTCTACTTGTGTTTGATTAAACCTTTCTGATACTTGTGAACAATCAATATGAGCTAATAATATTTTATATGCTGCATTACTAGAAGAAGCAGTCTGCTCTAACCACGCCCAATCAGGTTCACCACTTTCCCAGTTGTTATTATTAAAACATATGAATTCAGTACCACGAAAAGTAAAATGAAAATTTAATGGTCCATACATCTTTTTATATATAGTTTCACCATTTCCAAGAAATTCATGATTCCCAACAATAACAATAAATGGATAATCTAATTTTGAAAATATTTCATACGCGATATTATATTCCCACAATAATCCAATATCAGTAATATCACCTAAAATAAATACAAAATCCAGATCTTTTTGCGCATTTAATATATTTATTGCTTTTTCGGTTTCAGTGTAGAAACGATGGGTATCAGCTATTAATGCAATTCGGTAATTATTAGATTTTGATTCCAGTGCCTTTATACGAGCAATGTTCTCTTTATTTAGATTTTCATAATCTACTTCCGTTGAATATGGAGAATATTCCAATCCAAGATAACAGCTTTGGAGTAAAATAATAACAACCAATATCAAGAAATAACGTACATATACTCTAAAATATTTTTGTAAAGTTACTACTTCCTCAAGATTATATGTAAACATATTTTTCATTTTTAAATTTATCTACTGTATCTCTTTTAATTGCAATACAAACATACTTATGCCAATACCTTTGAATTTTATTTTTAATGTATTGAGTTCCTCTGCAATGTTGTCTTTTATCTTATTATTTTCAAGAGCTATCATCATACAGTTATTCAAGCCTGGCCATACATGGGTGCCTAATTGTGGTTCTTTACTTCCTTCACCCTGCACATCAACAAATTTGGTATAGCCACTGGCATATTTTTTTGCTATCTCCACAACCTCATCATCAACGGCGTTGCTGTACACAACAAATAGCATTACCATAACTATCTCCTATGAATATTAAAATTACTTTTAACCCTCTGACTTTTAATACCTACGTTTTCTTGCCTCATACTTTTCACGCATATTTTCAAAAATCATATACATAACAGGAATGAATACAAGGGTAAAGATAAATGAAGTACTCATGCCGCCCATAACTGCTCGCCCAAGGGGTGCCGATAGCTCTGAGCCTTCTCCCAGTCCAAGAGCCATTGGTATCAATGACAGTATTGTAGTTAATGTTGTCATCATGATAGGTCGCAGTCGCTTGGTACCTGCTTCAACTAGTGCCTCA
This window encodes:
- a CDS encoding metallophosphoesterase, which codes for MFTYNLEEVVTLQKYFRVYVRYFLILVVIILLQSCYLGLEYSPYSTEVDYENLNKENIARIKALESKSNNYRIALIADTHRFYTETEKAINILNAQKDLDFVFILGDITDIGLLWEYNIAYEIFSKLDYPFIVIVGNHEFLGNGETIYKKMYGPLNFHFTFRGTEFICFNNNNWESGEPDWAWLEQTASSSNAAYKILLAHIDCSQVSERFNQTQVDTFNNIVKSYFDLVFHAHDHIYSMKQIDNVPRYHVGSPQNSIYVILEYNDHTHDFSVEPCTF